The Deltaproteobacteria bacterium genome has a segment encoding these proteins:
- a CDS encoding TonB family protein, which translates to MKQALKGMQVVLLPLLILSWCAASAAEPYEDADKTLSPYFFVKSEDPTLDQLPLKSTSVKVEVAGVIADVRVTQVYKNEGKRPLEAIYTFPASTRAAVYGMQMTIGERTIVARIQEREDARQAYEKAKSEGKSASLLEQQRPNVFQMNVANILPEDVIKVELSYTELLAPTDGLYEFVYPTVVGPRYSNLPASAAPPSEKWVENPYLREGEPPTYTFDIQVDVAAGIPIRDIGCNSHEILTKFHGPSRATVRLMENEGHGGNRDYILKYRLAGDQIESGLLLYRGEKENFFLLMAQPPNRVTEQEIPAREYIFVVDVSGSMRGFPLDTSKALLMDLIGRLRTVDHFNVLLFAGESSLMAEKSVPATAENIQRAMHLIDTQRGGGGTELLSALRRALALPREDKCSRSVIIATDGYVHVEKEAFDLIRNELGGANFFSFGIGTSVNRFLIEGMSRAGMGESFIVTKPGEAEAKAKQFVQYIQAPVLTDISIDYDGFEVGDVEPPAIPDVLAKRPVIVFGKWKGEPSGVIRLRGMAAGGPFEAAFDVAEIEPLDINAPLRYLWARHRIAVLGDYNIVAPDDERAKEITRLGLEYNLLTAYTSFVAIDTLARREDGQVTTVKQPLPLPQGVSDYAIGSGAFGAAQMRMTSPSPAAPTASPTGYPSYQNAKAEESAPAVRVQEAPTGIEVKGDLTVEAVRRVVQDRFTDMERCYLEGSKRRSGLRGTVKVAFIIGPDGRIEKAWIASGLEDADFDKCIKDLVSRLLFPKPKDGKNVSVVYPVTFETLR; encoded by the coding sequence ATGAAACAGGCTTTGAAAGGCATGCAGGTGGTCCTTCTTCCGTTGCTGATTCTATCATGGTGCGCCGCGAGTGCGGCCGAACCGTACGAGGATGCCGACAAGACGCTTTCACCCTATTTTTTCGTTAAAAGCGAGGATCCCACCCTGGATCAGCTTCCACTGAAATCAACGTCCGTCAAAGTCGAGGTTGCGGGCGTCATTGCGGACGTTCGGGTTACCCAGGTCTACAAGAACGAAGGGAAGCGCCCCCTCGAGGCGATCTATACCTTTCCGGCCTCTACAAGAGCGGCCGTTTACGGCATGCAGATGACCATCGGCGAACGTACGATCGTGGCCCGGATCCAGGAACGGGAGGACGCGAGGCAAGCCTACGAAAAAGCGAAAAGTGAGGGGAAGAGCGCTTCCCTGCTCGAGCAGCAGCGTCCCAACGTATTCCAGATGAATGTGGCCAACATCCTTCCGGAGGACGTGATCAAGGTAGAACTGAGTTACACGGAACTCCTGGCGCCCACCGACGGCCTGTACGAGTTCGTCTACCCCACGGTGGTGGGTCCCCGCTATTCCAATCTCCCGGCTTCGGCGGCCCCTCCGTCCGAGAAATGGGTGGAAAATCCCTATCTTCGAGAGGGTGAACCCCCTACGTATACGTTCGATATTCAGGTGGATGTGGCTGCGGGCATACCAATCCGAGACATCGGTTGCAACTCCCATGAGATCCTCACCAAGTTTCATGGTCCGAGCCGGGCCACGGTTCGACTCATGGAAAACGAAGGGCATGGCGGAAATCGCGATTATATTCTCAAATACCGTCTCGCCGGTGACCAGATCGAATCCGGGCTGCTGTTGTATCGGGGGGAAAAGGAAAACTTCTTCCTGCTCATGGCGCAGCCTCCCAACCGAGTCACCGAACAAGAGATCCCGGCCCGGGAGTATATTTTCGTCGTGGACGTTTCGGGCTCCATGCGCGGGTTTCCTCTGGATACCTCCAAGGCCCTGCTGATGGATCTCATCGGACGCCTCCGGACCGTGGATCATTTCAACGTGCTGTTGTTTGCGGGCGAATCCAGCCTGATGGCCGAAAAGTCCGTTCCGGCCACAGCCGAGAACATTCAACGAGCCATGCATCTCATCGATACGCAACGGGGTGGAGGCGGGACCGAACTGCTTTCGGCCCTTCGGCGGGCCCTGGCCCTTCCGAGAGAAGATAAGTGCTCCCGAAGTGTTATCATCGCAACGGACGGGTATGTACACGTGGAGAAAGAGGCCTTCGATCTGATCCGGAACGAGCTGGGAGGCGCCAACTTTTTTTCCTTCGGGATCGGGACGAGCGTCAACCGCTTCCTCATCGAGGGCATGTCCCGGGCGGGGATGGGCGAATCGTTCATAGTGACCAAGCCCGGGGAGGCGGAAGCCAAGGCGAAACAGTTCGTCCAGTACATCCAGGCTCCGGTCCTTACCGACATTTCCATAGATTACGACGGATTTGAAGTAGGGGACGTGGAACCTCCCGCCATTCCGGACGTTCTGGCCAAGCGACCAGTCATCGTTTTCGGAAAATGGAAGGGAGAACCTTCGGGCGTTATCCGCCTGAGAGGAATGGCGGCCGGCGGACCCTTCGAGGCCGCGTTTGACGTCGCCGAGATCGAGCCTTTGGACATCAATGCTCCCCTGCGTTACTTGTGGGCCAGACACCGGATCGCCGTGCTCGGAGACTACAACATTGTGGCGCCCGATGACGAGCGTGCAAAGGAAATCACCCGATTGGGCCTCGAGTACAACCTGCTCACGGCCTACACCTCCTTTGTTGCCATCGACACCCTGGCTCGCCGGGAAGACGGCCAGGTGACCACGGTAAAACAGCCGCTTCCCTTGCCTCAGGGAGTCTCCGATTACGCAATCGGTAGCGGGGCTTTCGGAGCGGCCCAGATGAGGATGACGAGTCCTTCTCCCGCGGCCCCAACGGCGTCTCCGACCGGGTATCCCTCCTATCAGAACGCGAAAGCCGAGGAATCTGCGCCCGCTGTGCGCGTTCAGGAGGCGCCGACCGGGATCGAGGTGAAGGGGGATCTGACCGTGGAAGCGGTGCGACGGGTAGTGCAAGACCGGTTCACGGACATGGAGCGATGTTACCTGGAAGGGTCAAAAAGGCGTTCCGGCCTCAGAGGAACGGTGAAGGTCGCCTTCATCATAGGTCCCGACGGCCGCATCGAAAAGGCGTGGATTGCTTCGGGTCTCGAGGATGCGGATTTCGACAAGTGTATCAAGGATCTCGTTTCCCGGCTGCTGTTTCCCAAACCCAAGGATGGAAAGAACGTATCCGTGGTCTATCCGGTGACCTTCGAAACGCTCCGTTAA
- a CDS encoding acetate--CoA ligase family protein has protein sequence MLHNFIAPNSIAVIGASDDTQKPGGKIVQNILSKGYTGRLFLINPKASTVQGRPAFPTLQDLPQKPDLAFIAIPARSVVSALTELAELGTKHVIVLSAGFGEVDERGRQEEMRLAQIAGENGILLLGPNCLGVMSPVHAGKFAGLLPDMRPGGIDFISGSGATVDCLIEQAVRRGLEFHTFVTVGNSAQIGVTDALALYDADHGPMSSKFIMLYLEKVGDPEILLKHARSLAAKGCILTGIKSGVTEAGSRAAASHTGAMATSDKTVQALLDKAGIIRVQSRLELVDLAIALVLAKGSYNGRRVCVITDAGGPGVMAADELNRQGFVVPQLKSRTRELLGEVLPPGAGLGNPVDCLPSRTPAQLSSVLEILGREESDALDSIVLLAANPWGSHNWDIYEVIIKAMDTMDIPIFPSFVTAVSSAAGLERFRTAGKCYFEDEVSLARALGRMVNRPKPMEPESCPSGYDPDAIRNLLDGIRGTVSGSRTRQVLAAAGIPVPAQRELIERKELDELAREIPFPWVMKVIGPLHKSDLGGIMTGIRDLTAAHAAWDRLMNIAQATGVMVQQTVSGNEVLLGLSRQDAFGHLVAFGLGGIYAEALGDVHFALAPLSKEEARRLITSMRALRVIEGVRGQAGMDVEVLADLLVRVSLLARDTPRIQEMDINPLKGEGAALLAVDVRIIMQP, from the coding sequence ATGTTGCATAATTTCATCGCTCCGAACAGCATCGCGGTGATCGGAGCCAGTGACGACACGCAAAAGCCCGGAGGGAAAATCGTCCAGAACATTCTGAGCAAGGGCTATACCGGGCGGCTTTTCTTGATCAACCCCAAAGCTTCAACAGTTCAGGGGAGGCCGGCGTTTCCCACGTTGCAGGACCTTCCCCAGAAACCGGATCTGGCCTTTATCGCAATCCCCGCGAGGTCGGTGGTATCCGCCCTAACTGAATTGGCGGAACTGGGCACGAAGCATGTCATCGTTCTCAGCGCGGGTTTTGGCGAAGTGGACGAGCGCGGCCGACAAGAGGAGATGCGCCTGGCGCAAATCGCCGGAGAAAACGGAATACTGCTCCTGGGTCCCAATTGCCTGGGCGTCATGTCTCCGGTCCACGCGGGCAAATTTGCGGGCCTTCTGCCGGACATGCGTCCCGGAGGGATCGACTTCATCAGCGGTTCCGGAGCTACGGTGGACTGTCTGATCGAGCAGGCGGTGAGGCGCGGACTCGAGTTCCACACGTTCGTTACAGTGGGCAACTCGGCCCAGATCGGCGTCACCGATGCGCTGGCCCTCTATGACGCGGATCACGGGCCGATGAGTTCGAAGTTTATCATGCTCTATTTGGAGAAGGTGGGCGATCCCGAGATCCTGCTGAAACATGCCCGCAGCCTGGCGGCCAAAGGCTGCATCCTCACGGGTATCAAGTCCGGAGTCACCGAAGCCGGCTCCCGGGCGGCGGCCAGTCACACCGGGGCCATGGCCACAAGCGACAAAACAGTGCAAGCCTTGCTCGACAAAGCCGGGATCATTCGCGTCCAGTCGCGATTGGAATTGGTGGACCTGGCCATAGCCCTGGTCCTGGCCAAAGGATCCTACAACGGTCGCAGAGTGTGCGTCATCACCGACGCAGGCGGTCCCGGAGTCATGGCCGCTGATGAGTTGAATCGTCAGGGGTTTGTGGTGCCTCAGCTCAAATCTCGAACCCGCGAACTTCTGGGTGAGGTATTGCCCCCCGGCGCCGGGTTGGGCAACCCTGTGGACTGTCTCCCATCGCGCACCCCGGCTCAGCTCTCGAGCGTTCTCGAGATACTGGGCAGGGAAGAGTCGGATGCATTGGACTCTATTGTACTTCTTGCCGCGAATCCGTGGGGCTCCCACAACTGGGACATATATGAGGTTATCATCAAAGCCATGGACACCATGGACATCCCGATTTTCCCTTCCTTTGTCACGGCCGTTTCCTCCGCCGCGGGCTTGGAGAGATTCCGGACGGCCGGGAAATGCTACTTCGAGGACGAGGTGTCCCTGGCGCGAGCCCTGGGCAGGATGGTAAACCGGCCCAAGCCCATGGAACCGGAATCCTGCCCGTCCGGCTACGATCCGGACGCAATCAGGAATCTCCTGGACGGCATTCGGGGTACGGTATCCGGGAGCCGGACACGGCAGGTCTTGGCCGCCGCGGGTATCCCGGTCCCGGCGCAGCGCGAACTCATCGAGCGCAAGGAGTTGGACGAGTTGGCGAGAGAGATTCCTTTCCCTTGGGTCATGAAGGTCATCGGTCCCCTGCACAAGAGTGACCTGGGTGGGATTATGACCGGTATTCGGGATCTGACCGCGGCCCACGCCGCCTGGGACCGGCTGATGAATATCGCCCAGGCTACCGGGGTTATGGTTCAACAGACGGTTTCCGGCAATGAAGTGTTATTGGGCCTGAGCCGGCAGGACGCCTTTGGTCATTTGGTGGCCTTCGGCTTGGGCGGCATATATGCCGAGGCCCTGGGCGACGTTCATTTCGCCCTGGCGCCTCTATCAAAGGAAGAGGCCCGCCGCTTGATCACTTCTATGCGGGCCCTGCGTGTGATCGAGGGAGTACGCGGTCAAGCGGGGATGGATGTAGAGGTCCTGGCGGATCTGCTGGTAAGGGTGTCTCTGCTTGCGCGTGACACCCCACGCATTCAAGAGATGGACATCAATCCGCTTAAGGGCGAGGGAGCGGCGCTTTTGGCCGTCGATGTCCGCATCATTATGCAGCCTTGA
- a CDS encoding L-lactate permease, translating to MSWSPVVLLTVLTVFLRRSALELSVYGLLFSLILAVGFFNTSPVVAVMAALDGILTTLPLLLVVLGGIFLSSLLMTTGSLKRIVEWFKGGAGDAFGRNVLITFGVGNFMEGSGVIAEPVVAPMLNAAGVSPTGSAALSIIGYAGLMTLELGGIIVTVLALVTGLPVRDLGIAAAWLSIPASLLMALLLPVYLPQRAWGLGRLTVIMFTGLFSGVVALAAAVFVDVSVSGTLAGMAVIFGFILFGSGRLRVNQGIFVDLAPFLFLLVCLLSVSSIPYLRQLTFEHLVVKVKLISVHAIAFRPLFSAYLYIFLAFLLAVRLQRVPKEQMKAVIGNGARKGWRAFVAMGLFGAMGQVISYTGYAPGFSELDSAHNIPWIISHGLAQYTGEFYPVFVPLLGWVGTFLTGYGVASLMLFGQLQVQAASLLGVSAVWLSAALAVGSSVGSISSPIKVALATPMCGAVGREGDILRWTIPLGALASLLIGVVVWLTV from the coding sequence TTGAGTTGGTCACCGGTTGTGCTTCTGACGGTGCTCACCGTTTTTCTGCGACGGTCCGCCCTCGAACTTTCCGTGTACGGTCTTCTCTTCTCCTTGATTTTGGCCGTGGGCTTCTTTAACACGTCGCCGGTCGTGGCGGTCATGGCCGCCTTGGACGGGATATTGACCACGTTGCCCTTGTTGCTCGTGGTCCTGGGCGGGATTTTTTTGTCCAGCCTCTTGATGACCACGGGTTCCCTCAAGCGCATCGTGGAATGGTTCAAGGGCGGGGCAGGGGACGCCTTCGGTCGGAACGTGCTGATCACCTTTGGCGTCGGCAACTTTATGGAAGGTTCGGGCGTGATCGCGGAACCCGTGGTAGCGCCCATGCTGAACGCGGCCGGTGTGTCGCCCACCGGATCCGCGGCCCTTTCGATCATCGGCTATGCGGGGTTGATGACACTGGAATTGGGCGGCATTATTGTGACCGTGCTTGCTCTGGTCACCGGATTGCCGGTCCGAGACCTCGGGATTGCCGCTGCATGGCTTTCCATTCCGGCATCGTTACTCATGGCGCTGCTCTTACCGGTGTATCTTCCCCAGCGGGCCTGGGGCCTTGGCAGGCTCACCGTGATCATGTTCACCGGACTATTCTCGGGAGTGGTAGCGCTTGCCGCCGCGGTCTTCGTGGACGTTTCGGTTTCCGGGACGTTGGCGGGAATGGCGGTGATCTTTGGCTTCATCCTTTTCGGATCCGGCAGGCTTCGGGTGAACCAGGGTATTTTCGTGGACCTGGCGCCTTTTCTTTTTCTGTTGGTGTGCCTGCTTTCGGTGAGTTCGATTCCGTACCTGCGCCAACTGACCTTCGAGCATCTCGTGGTCAAGGTGAAGCTCATCAGCGTTCACGCCATCGCCTTCCGGCCCCTGTTTTCGGCCTATCTGTACATTTTTCTGGCGTTTTTGCTTGCCGTTCGACTGCAGCGGGTTCCGAAAGAGCAGATGAAGGCCGTGATTGGAAATGGTGCGAGGAAGGGTTGGCGCGCGTTTGTAGCCATGGGGCTGTTCGGCGCCATGGGTCAGGTGATTTCCTATACCGGCTACGCGCCCGGCTTTTCCGAGCTCGATTCCGCCCACAACATCCCTTGGATCATTTCTCATGGACTGGCGCAGTATACGGGGGAATTCTATCCGGTGTTCGTTCCTTTGTTGGGGTGGGTGGGAACATTTCTCACCGGGTACGGCGTGGCGTCGCTAATGCTCTTCGGTCAGCTTCAGGTGCAAGCCGCGTCGCTGCTGGGAGTGTCCGCCGTATGGCTTTCCGCGGCGTTGGCCGTGGGAAGTTCGGTGGGATCGATCTCCTCCCCGATCAAAGTCGCACTGGCTACACCCATGTGCGGGGCGGTTGGAAGGGAGGGCGACATCCTGCGGTGGACCATACCCTTGGGAGCGCTTGCCTCATTACTGATAGGCGTAGTGGTTTGGCTGACCGTTTGA
- the lgt gene encoding prolipoprotein diacylglyceryl transferase encodes MFPEIAEFKGFVLHSWGVFVALGFLVGFELSVREARRNGLDVRLIRNLYAWSMVAAIVGSRGLFVFLYPDFFASHPFEVLRIWKGGMVFSGGLAAALAVGFIYMRRVRLNEWMVADIVAPGIALGDAIGRIGCLCAGCCYGKPTELPWAIVFDHPGSMAPQGIPLHPTQIYTSVTSFITFVVLWVFSKQKKWDAQVICLFLILHGAVRMVLESFRDDFRGEMFYGLMTTTRLVTLGLMAAGVLVWVRFRRRAQARDDLP; translated from the coding sequence ATGTTTCCCGAGATCGCTGAATTCAAAGGATTTGTTCTTCATTCCTGGGGCGTGTTTGTGGCTTTGGGATTTCTCGTGGGATTCGAGTTGTCCGTGCGAGAAGCCCGGAGAAACGGACTGGACGTCAGGCTCATTCGGAATCTCTATGCCTGGAGTATGGTGGCGGCCATTGTGGGATCACGTGGGCTTTTCGTGTTTTTGTACCCCGATTTTTTTGCGAGTCACCCTTTTGAGGTTCTCCGGATCTGGAAAGGCGGTATGGTATTTTCAGGAGGGTTGGCGGCAGCCCTGGCGGTGGGATTCATTTATATGCGACGGGTAAGATTGAATGAGTGGATGGTGGCTGACATCGTTGCCCCTGGTATTGCACTGGGGGACGCGATCGGCCGCATCGGTTGTTTGTGCGCGGGATGCTGTTACGGGAAACCCACGGAGCTTCCGTGGGCCATCGTGTTCGATCACCCCGGTTCCATGGCGCCCCAGGGAATACCGCTTCACCCTACCCAGATCTATACGTCCGTTACGTCGTTTATTACGTTCGTCGTACTGTGGGTTTTCAGCAAACAGAAGAAATGGGACGCTCAGGTGATCTGTCTTTTTTTGATCCTGCACGGCGCCGTGCGCATGGTGCTGGAAAGCTTTCGTGACGACTTCCGGGGAGAAATGTTCTACGGCCTGATGACCACCACCAGGCTGGTGACCCTTGGTCTGATGGCGGCGGGAGTACTGGTCTGGGTCCGGTTTCGGCGCAGAGCTCAGGCGAGGGACGACCTACCTTGA
- a CDS encoding menaquinone biosynthesis decarboxylase: MAYKDLREFIGVLESQGELVRIKEPISRVLEITEVTDRVSKKGGPALLFENVVDSDYPVLINAMGSTRRMNLAFERQSLDALAEELESFIDLEKPETLLDKLRMLPKLKRMGDVFPKKILKAPCQEVVEEEVNLDRLPVLTCWPEDGGPFVTLPLVFTKHPRTGQTNMGMYRLQVYDRQTTGMHWHTHKGGAQHYRVAEAMGEPLPVAVAIGTDPVTTYVATAPLPEDMDELLLAGLIRKRPVEVAPCKTVDLLVPAHAEFILEGYVNPKERRREGPFGDHTGYYSLADDYPIFHVSCVTHKRSPIYSTTIVGRPPMEDCYMAKATERIFLPILKKTLPEIVDLNLPMEGVFHNLVFVSIDKRYPGHAQKIMHAFWGLGQMMFAKIIVVFDGWVDVQNLSQALWVMCNCVDPERDVCFVKGPVDALDHAAPLPLLGSKMGIDATRPWPEEGHLRPWPKVIEMEETVKRKIDQIWDRLGIPGFGRKSGPS; the protein is encoded by the coding sequence ATGGCATACAAGGATCTGAGAGAATTCATAGGGGTGTTGGAAAGTCAGGGGGAACTGGTTCGCATCAAGGAACCGATCAGCAGGGTTCTCGAGATTACGGAAGTTACGGATCGCGTTTCCAAAAAAGGTGGACCTGCCCTGCTTTTCGAGAATGTGGTGGATAGCGACTATCCCGTTCTGATCAATGCCATGGGGTCCACGCGCCGCATGAACCTCGCCTTCGAGCGACAGAGTCTGGATGCCCTCGCGGAGGAGTTGGAGTCGTTTATCGACTTGGAAAAGCCGGAAACGCTTTTAGATAAACTTCGCATGCTGCCCAAACTGAAACGTATGGGAGACGTGTTTCCGAAAAAGATCCTGAAGGCGCCTTGCCAGGAGGTGGTCGAGGAGGAGGTGAACCTTGACAGGCTGCCCGTGCTGACCTGCTGGCCGGAAGACGGGGGTCCCTTTGTCACTCTGCCTCTCGTTTTTACCAAGCATCCCCGGACCGGCCAAACCAACATGGGTATGTACCGCCTGCAGGTCTATGACCGTCAAACCACCGGCATGCACTGGCATACGCACAAAGGAGGGGCTCAACACTATCGGGTGGCGGAAGCTATGGGTGAACCCCTGCCGGTGGCGGTGGCCATCGGAACCGATCCGGTTACCACGTACGTGGCCACCGCGCCCTTGCCGGAAGATATGGACGAATTGCTGTTGGCAGGCCTGATCCGTAAGCGTCCGGTGGAGGTGGCGCCGTGCAAGACCGTGGACCTGTTGGTGCCGGCGCACGCCGAGTTTATACTTGAAGGCTACGTCAATCCCAAGGAACGCAGAAGGGAAGGTCCCTTCGGGGATCATACGGGATACTACTCGCTGGCGGATGACTATCCTATTTTTCATGTGTCCTGCGTCACGCACAAGAGAAGTCCCATCTATTCCACGACCATCGTAGGCCGGCCACCCATGGAAGACTGCTACATGGCCAAAGCCACGGAACGCATCTTTCTGCCCATTCTCAAGAAAACGCTGCCCGAAATCGTGGACCTCAATCTACCCATGGAAGGAGTATTCCACAATCTCGTATTTGTGAGTATCGACAAGCGATATCCCGGGCATGCCCAGAAGATCATGCACGCCTTTTGGGGTTTGGGACAGATGATGTTCGCCAAAATCATCGTGGTATTCGATGGATGGGTGGATGTGCAGAATCTTTCCCAGGCCCTGTGGGTCATGTGCAACTGTGTGGATCCGGAAAGGGATGTGTGTTTTGTTAAAGGGCCCGTGGATGCTCTGGACCATGCGGCCCCGTTGCCCCTTCTGGGGAGCAAGATGGGCATCGACGCTACCCGCCCCTGGCCCGAGGAAGGTCACTTGCGTCCCTGGCCTAAAGTGATCGAGATGGAGGAAACGGTGAAACGAAAGATCGATCAGATATGGGACAGACTGGGAATTCCCGGATTTGGACGAAAATCCGGACCTTCGTAG
- a CDS encoding threonylcarbamoyl-AMP synthase, with amino-acid sequence MIRLSIDPDDLGPDSLHAAVEVLRSGGIVAYPTESSYGLGADVRIKAACERIYEIKSRNPKDPLPVLVPRSDYLDRWGQSVSDAARRLARAFWPGGLTIVVKAKPEVPKHVLSETGCVGLRFPGHPVALTLVKRLGSPITATSANRSGEPAITTGSDIRADLLEGVDLVLDGGTTPGAPASTVVDAVSETIVVIRRGPVTLEMIESVVRNGKIAI; translated from the coding sequence GTGATTCGACTCTCCATAGATCCCGATGACCTTGGACCCGATTCGCTTCATGCCGCGGTGGAAGTGTTGAGGTCGGGCGGCATTGTCGCCTATCCCACGGAGAGTTCTTACGGTCTGGGTGCGGACGTCCGAATCAAGGCTGCATGCGAACGAATCTACGAAATCAAAAGCAGGAATCCGAAAGATCCCTTACCTGTCCTTGTCCCTCGCTCCGACTACCTAGACCGTTGGGGGCAGTCGGTCTCAGACGCCGCGCGCCGTCTGGCGCGTGCGTTCTGGCCGGGCGGCCTGACCATTGTGGTTAAAGCCAAACCTGAAGTTCCGAAACACGTCTTGTCTGAAACAGGGTGCGTAGGTCTGCGCTTTCCCGGTCATCCTGTGGCCCTCACGCTGGTGAAACGCCTCGGATCTCCCATCACCGCCACCAGCGCCAACCGTTCCGGAGAGCCGGCAATAACAACAGGATCGGACATCCGAGCCGATCTCTTGGAGGGTGTCGATCTTGTTCTTGACGGCGGGACCACCCCCGGAGCCCCTGCTTCCACCGTGGTGGACGCGGTCTCGGAAACGATTGTTGTGATACGCCGGGGCCCGGTTACCCTGGAAATGATCGAGTCGGTCGTCCGGAACGGGAAAATCGCTATATGA
- the purE gene encoding 5-(carboxyamino)imidazole ribonucleotide mutase yields the protein MNGSGTPMVGILMGSASDLDVMSMAQKVLEEMGISSEVLIASAHRSPEKVREYALTARDRGIEVIVAGAGWAAHLAGVLAGWTDVPVIAVPIGSSPFQGLDALLSSVMMPPGVPVAVMAVNGAKNAALFSAQILAVKYPGIRERLGSYRRKQSEEAFARVSP from the coding sequence ATGAATGGATCGGGAACGCCAATGGTCGGTATCCTTATGGGGAGCGCATCGGATCTTGATGTTATGTCTATGGCGCAAAAGGTCCTCGAGGAAATGGGAATATCGAGCGAAGTGCTGATCGCATCCGCGCACAGGTCGCCTGAAAAGGTCCGGGAATACGCTTTGACTGCCCGCGATCGGGGGATTGAGGTCATCGTGGCCGGGGCGGGCTGGGCAGCCCATCTGGCGGGAGTTCTGGCGGGCTGGACGGATGTGCCCGTAATCGCGGTTCCTATCGGCAGCTCGCCTTTTCAGGGGCTGGACGCCCTCCTGTCTTCTGTGATGATGCCCCCCGGAGTGCCGGTGGCCGTGATGGCGGTGAATGGGGCCAAGAATGCCGCTCTTTTTTCCGCTCAGATCCTGGCCGTCAAGTATCCGGGAATTCGGGAAAGGCTCGGCTCCTATCGTCGGAAACAATCCGAGGAGGCGTTTGCCAGGGTTTCGCCGTGA
- the purD gene encoding phosphoribosylamine--glycine ligase: MKILVVGGGGREHALVWKLKQNPDVETVACAPGNAGISGIGWCLDIVAEDVETLTKYAETTQVDLTVVGPEVPLTKGIVDTFQEKGLPIFGPTKAAAEIEGSKVFSKNLMKKYGIPTAEFEVFEDQAEAEKYIKKRGTPLVVKADGLAAGKGVILCDKEAEALEALDRIMTQRLFGDAGKRVIVEDKLEGEEASFLVFTDGVTVLPMPTSQDHKPIYEGDRGPNTGGMGAYSPAPVVSPALETRIMKEIMIPTIEGMAKEGRPYKGVLYAGLMIKDGLPQVLEFNARFGDPEAQPLLMRLESDLIGILQAVNEGRLGEMEVKWSHRPAVCVVMTSGGYPGKYRKGNVISGLEAVSSMSDVLVFHAGTDFDVHGRYITSCGRVLGVTSIGDTIAEAIDTCYEAVNKISWEDAYFRRDIGRKALDR; the protein is encoded by the coding sequence ATGAAAATTCTGGTGGTTGGGGGAGGAGGCCGGGAGCACGCCTTGGTCTGGAAGTTGAAGCAGAACCCGGATGTGGAAACGGTTGCGTGTGCGCCGGGCAACGCCGGCATCAGCGGCATCGGATGGTGCCTGGATATCGTCGCGGAAGACGTCGAAACCCTTACCAAATACGCGGAGACGACGCAGGTGGACCTCACGGTTGTGGGTCCGGAAGTGCCTCTGACCAAAGGCATTGTGGATACGTTCCAGGAAAAGGGTTTGCCCATATTCGGGCCCACGAAGGCGGCGGCGGAAATCGAAGGAAGCAAGGTCTTTTCGAAGAACTTGATGAAAAAATATGGCATTCCAACGGCGGAATTCGAAGTATTTGAAGATCAGGCCGAAGCTGAGAAGTACATCAAGAAAAGGGGAACTCCTTTAGTGGTGAAGGCCGATGGGCTGGCTGCGGGTAAAGGGGTTATCCTCTGCGATAAGGAAGCCGAGGCCCTGGAGGCCCTGGACAGGATCATGACTCAGAGGCTGTTCGGTGACGCCGGCAAGCGCGTGATCGTGGAAGACAAGCTCGAGGGTGAAGAAGCGAGCTTCCTGGTCTTTACGGATGGCGTAACGGTGCTCCCCATGCCCACTTCCCAGGATCATAAGCCTATTTACGAAGGCGACCGGGGCCCTAATACCGGGGGCATGGGCGCTTATTCTCCCGCGCCGGTCGTCAGCCCGGCCCTTGAAACCAGGATCATGAAGGAGATCATGATACCGACCATCGAAGGCATGGCCAAGGAAGGGCGCCCTTATAAGGGGGTTTTGTACGCGGGGCTTATGATCAAAGACGGCCTCCCCCAGGTGCTGGAATTCAATGCTCGCTTCGGCGATCCGGAGGCTCAACCTTTGCTCATGCGGCTTGAGAGCGACCTGATAGGTATTTTGCAAGCGGTCAACGAGGGTCGTCTCGGAGAAATGGAAGTCAAATGGAGCCACCGGCCCGCAGTGTGTGTGGTCATGACCTCGGGAGGATATCCCGGAAAATACCGGAAGGGAAACGTGATTTCGGGCCTGGAAGCCGTTTCCTCCATGAGCGATGTGCTCGTATTCCACGCCGGGACGGATTTCGACGTCCATGGTCGATATATCACCAGCTGCGGTCGTGTCCTGGGGGTAACCAGTATAGGCGACACCATTGCCGAGGCGATCGATACATGCTACGAGGCCGTCAACAAGATCTCGTGGGAAGACGCGTACTTCCGAAGGGATATCGGCCGGAAAGCCCTCGACAGGTGA